Proteins from a single region of Sinorhizobium alkalisoli:
- the betA gene encoding choline dehydrogenase: MQADFVIVGSGSAGSALAYRLSEDGKHSVIVLEFGGTDFGPFIQMPAALAWPMSMNRYNWGYLSEPEPQLNNRRITAPRGKVIGGSSSINGMVYVRGHAEDFNRWEELGAQGWAYADVLPYFKRMETSHGGEEGWRGTDGPLHVQRGPVKNPLFHAFIEAGKQAGFELTKDYNGSKQEGFGLMEQTTWKGRRWSAASAYLKPALKRPNVELVRCFARKVLIENGRAAGVEIERGGRIEVVKANREVIVSASSFNSPKLLMLSGIGPADHLKEMGIEVKLDRPGVGQNLQDHMEFYFQQISTKPVSLYSWLPWFWQGVAGAQWMFFKSGLGISNQFEACAFLRSAPGVKQPDIQYHFLPVAISYDGKAAANSHGFQVHVGYNLSKSRGAVTLRSSEPKADPVIRFNYMSHPEDWEKFRHCVRLTREIFGQKAFDLYRGPEIQPGENVQTDEAIDAFLREHLESAYHPCGTCKMGSKDDPMAVVDPETRVIGVDGLRVADSSIFPHITYGNLNGPSIMTGEKAADHILGKQPLARSNQEPWINPRWAVSDR; the protein is encoded by the coding sequence ATGCAGGCAGATTTCGTCATCGTCGGTTCCGGTTCGGCAGGCTCGGCGCTCGCCTATCGCCTGTCGGAAGACGGCAAGCATTCGGTTATCGTGCTGGAGTTCGGCGGCACCGACTTCGGTCCGTTCATCCAGATGCCGGCAGCACTTGCCTGGCCGATGAGCATGAACCGCTACAATTGGGGCTATCTTTCTGAGCCGGAGCCGCAGCTGAACAACCGCCGCATCACCGCACCGCGCGGCAAGGTGATCGGCGGCTCCTCCTCGATCAACGGCATGGTCTATGTGCGCGGGCATGCGGAAGACTTCAACCGCTGGGAAGAACTCGGAGCCCAGGGCTGGGCCTATGCGGACGTGCTGCCCTATTTCAAGCGGATGGAGACCTCGCATGGCGGAGAGGAGGGCTGGCGTGGCACCGACGGGCCGCTGCATGTCCAGCGCGGACCGGTCAAGAACCCGCTCTTCCACGCCTTCATCGAAGCCGGAAAGCAGGCCGGGTTCGAACTGACGAAGGATTACAACGGCTCGAAGCAGGAAGGTTTCGGGCTAATGGAACAGACGACGTGGAAAGGCCGGCGCTGGTCGGCGGCGTCCGCCTATCTGAAGCCGGCGCTGAAGCGCCCGAACGTCGAACTCGTTCGCTGCTTCGCCCGCAAGGTCTTAATCGAGAACGGCCGGGCCGCCGGCGTCGAGATCGAGCGCGGCGGCCGTATAGAAGTAGTCAAGGCCAATCGCGAAGTGATCGTCTCCGCCTCGTCCTTCAACTCGCCGAAGCTCTTGATGCTCTCCGGCATCGGCCCGGCCGATCATCTGAAGGAGATGGGCATCGAGGTGAAGCTCGACCGTCCGGGCGTCGGCCAGAACCTCCAGGACCATATGGAGTTCTATTTCCAGCAGATCAGCACCAAGCCGGTGTCGCTTTATTCCTGGCTGCCCTGGTTCTGGCAGGGTGTTGCCGGTGCGCAATGGATGTTCTTCAAGTCCGGCCTCGGCATTTCCAACCAGTTCGAAGCCTGCGCCTTCCTGCGCTCTGCGCCCGGTGTCAAGCAGCCCGATATCCAGTACCACTTCCTGCCGGTGGCGATCAGCTATGACGGCAAGGCAGCGGCGAACTCGCACGGCTTCCAGGTGCATGTCGGCTATAACCTGTCGAAATCGCGCGGCGCCGTGACTCTCCGCTCCTCAGAGCCGAAGGCCGATCCGGTGATCCGCTTCAATTATATGAGCCATCCCGAGGACTGGGAGAAATTCCGCCACTGCGTACGGCTGACGCGCGAAATCTTCGGCCAGAAGGCCTTCGACCTCTATCGCGGGCCAGAAATCCAGCCAGGCGAAAACGTGCAGACGGATGAGGCGATCGACGCCTTTCTGCGCGAGCACCTGGAAAGCGCTTATCACCCCTGCGGCACCTGCAAGATGGGCTCTAAGGACGATCCGATGGCTGTCGTCGATCCGGAGACGCGGGTGATCGGCGTCGACGGCCTGCGTGTCGCCGACTCCTCGATCTTCCCGCATATCACCTATGGCAATCTCAACGGCCCTTCGATCATGACCGGCGAGAAAGCTGCCGACCATATCCTTGGCAAGCAGCCGCTTGCCCGCTCCAACCAGGAGCCCTGGATCAATCCGCGCTGGGCGGTCAGCGACCGGTGA
- the betB gene encoding betaine-aldehyde dehydrogenase, translated as MRAQPKASHFIDGEYVEDAAGTMIESIYPATGEVIARLHAATPAIVEKAIAAAKRAQPGWAAMSPTARGRVLKRAAEIMRERNRELSELETLDTGKPIQETIVADPTSGADSLEFFGGVAPAALNGDYIPLGGDFAYTKRVPLGVCVGIGAWNYPQQIACWKAAPALVAGNAMVFKPSENTPLGALKIAEILIEAGLPKGLFNVIQGDRSTGPLLVNHPGIAKVSLTGSVPTGKRVAGAAAAELKHVTMELGGKSPLIVFDDADLESAIGGAMLGNFYSTGQVCSNGTRVFVQRRIKDSFLSRLKERTETIVIGDPMDEATQLGPMVSRAQRDKVFSYIEKGKAEGARLLTGGGIPNHVSGEGTYIQPTVFADVSDEMTIAREEIFGPVMCVLDFDEEAEVVARANATEFGLSAGVFTADLTRAHRVVDRLEAGTLWINTYNLCPVEIPFGGSKQSGFGRENSVAALNHYTELKTVYVGMGPVEAPY; from the coding sequence ATGAGAGCACAACCCAAAGCGTCGCACTTCATCGATGGCGAATATGTCGAGGACGCGGCCGGCACGATGATCGAGAGCATCTATCCGGCGACCGGCGAGGTAATTGCGCGGCTGCATGCCGCGACGCCGGCGATCGTCGAGAAGGCAATCGCAGCCGCGAAGCGGGCACAGCCCGGATGGGCGGCGATGAGCCCCACGGCGCGTGGCCGCGTCCTGAAGCGAGCCGCCGAGATCATGCGCGAGCGCAACCGCGAGCTTTCCGAACTCGAGACGCTCGACACCGGCAAGCCGATACAGGAGACGATCGTCGCCGACCCCACGTCCGGCGCGGACAGCCTGGAATTCTTCGGCGGCGTCGCGCCCGCCGCGCTCAACGGCGACTATATCCCCCTCGGCGGCGACTTCGCCTATACCAAGCGGGTGCCGCTCGGCGTCTGCGTCGGCATCGGCGCCTGGAACTACCCGCAGCAGATCGCCTGTTGGAAGGCCGCGCCGGCTCTTGTCGCTGGCAATGCCATGGTGTTCAAACCGTCGGAGAACACACCGCTTGGCGCCCTGAAGATCGCCGAGATCCTGATCGAAGCGGGCCTGCCCAAGGGGCTCTTCAACGTCATCCAGGGCGACCGCTCGACCGGGCCCCTGCTTGTCAATCACCCGGGTATCGCCAAGGTCTCGCTCACCGGTTCGGTGCCGACTGGCAAACGAGTGGCGGGCGCCGCCGCGGCCGAACTCAAGCACGTCACCATGGAACTCGGCGGCAAATCGCCGCTGATCGTCTTCGACGATGCCGACCTCGAAAGCGCCATCGGCGGCGCCATGCTCGGCAACTTCTACTCGACCGGCCAGGTCTGCTCAAACGGAACCCGCGTCTTCGTGCAGAGGAGGATCAAGGACTCCTTCCTGTCGCGGCTGAAGGAACGCACCGAGACGATCGTCATCGGCGACCCGATGGACGAGGCGACGCAGCTCGGGCCGATGGTCTCCAGGGCGCAGCGCGACAAGGTCTTCTCCTATATAGAAAAGGGAAAGGCGGAAGGCGCGCGGCTCCTGACCGGCGGTGGCATTCCGAACCATGTGAGCGGCGAAGGCACCTACATCCAGCCGACAGTCTTTGCCGACGTCTCGGATGAGATGACGATCGCACGCGAAGAGATCTTCGGCCCGGTCATGTGCGTCCTCGATTTCGACGAAGAGGCGGAGGTCGTCGCCCGGGCGAACGCGACCGAATTCGGCCTCTCGGCCGGCGTCTTCACCGCCGACCTCACGCGCGCCCACCGCGTCGTCGACCGGCTTGAGGCCGGCACGCTCTGGATCAACACCTATAATCTCTGCCCGGTCGAGATCCCCTTCGGCGGATCGAAACAATCCGGCTTCGGGCGAGAGAATTCGGTCGCGGCGCTCAACCACTATACCGAGCTCAAGACCGTCTATGTCGGCATGGGACCGGTCGAGGCGCCGTATTGA
- the betI gene encoding transcriptional regulator BetI has translation MPKVGMEPVRRKALVDAALRVIGGQGTLAVTMSEIARTAGVSPALAHHYFGSKEQLLIATIRSLLGQLRRDAVAALKAAHTPREKVSALIRVSFRADQFAPETVAAWLAFYSEAQRSEDVRRLLVVYARRLRSNLLASLRALCPAADAERIAEGAAAMIDGLYIRQSLKSAPISIEASIALTEDYVSAHLRPNGG, from the coding sequence ATGCCCAAGGTCGGGATGGAGCCGGTGCGCCGCAAGGCGCTGGTCGATGCGGCGCTGCGTGTGATCGGCGGTCAAGGCACACTGGCCGTGACCATGTCCGAGATCGCCCGGACGGCGGGCGTCTCGCCGGCGCTCGCGCATCACTATTTCGGCAGCAAGGAGCAATTGCTGATCGCGACGATCCGCAGCCTGCTCGGTCAATTACGCCGGGACGCCGTCGCGGCACTCAAGGCGGCGCATACACCGCGAGAAAAGGTGAGCGCCCTCATCCGCGTCAGCTTCCGGGCCGATCAATTCGCGCCGGAGACGGTGGCCGCCTGGCTCGCCTTCTATTCCGAGGCGCAGCGCTCCGAAGACGTTCGCCGGCTGCTCGTCGTCTATGCGCGACGGCTGCGCTCCAATCTCCTTGCAAGTTTGAGGGCGCTTTGCCCCGCAGCCGACGCGGAGCGCATTGCCGAAGGGGCGGCAGCCATGATCGACGGGCTTTACATCCGGCAAAGCCTGAAATCGGCGCCGATCAGCATAGAGGCCTCGATCGCGCTGACGGAGGATTACGTGAGCGCGCATTTGCGGCCGAATGGAGGATAA